In Xiphophorus maculatus strain JP 163 A chromosome 2, X_maculatus-5.0-male, whole genome shotgun sequence, one genomic interval encodes:
- the dnajc24 gene encoding dnaJ homolog subfamily C member 24 isoform X1 — translation MCDPEQKDLYAVLGGSPSDSLQQLRHRYQQLALKYHPDRLGGENSAESSVKTFLEVDAAWKILGDQTTRREYDLQRRAQELKQDWTVDSTVDLEDMTWEADGCECSYSCRCGGTFSVSKEEVQEETQRRLQELNEQEMHRGAQSGVLVCCDTCSLTIYVTWSLNKKMHMSK, via the exons ATGTGTGATCCGGAGCAGAAGGACCTGTATGCTGTGCTGGGCGGCAGCCCGTCGGACTCCCTGCAGCAGCTCAGACACAGATACCAGCAGCTGGCTCTGAAG TACCATCCAGACCGTCTTGGAGGTGAAAACTCTGCAGAGTCGagtgtgaaaacatttcttgaagTTGATGCAGCCTGGAAGATTCTTGGTGACCAAACCACAAGAAGAGAATATGACCTGCAGAGGCGAG CACAGGAACTGAAACAGGACTGGACAGTAGATTCTACCGTCGACCTGGAGGACATGACATGGGAGGCAG ATGGGTGTGAATGCAGCTACAGCTGCCGCTGTGGAGGAACATTCAGCGTCTCAAAGGAGGAGGTGCAGGAGGAGACACAGAGGAGGCTTCAGGAGCTTAATGAGCAGGAAATGCACCGAGGAGCGCAGAGCGGCGTGCTCGTCTGCTGCGATACCTGCTCACTCACTATTTATGTCACTTGGTCTCTAAATAAAAAGATGCAtatgtcaaaataa
- the dnajc24 gene encoding dnaJ homolog subfamily C member 24 isoform X2, whose translation MCDPEQKDLYAVLGGSPSDSLQQLRHRYQQLALKYHPDRLGGENSAESSVKTFLEVDAAWKILGDQTTRREYDLQRRAQELKQDWTVDSTVDLEDMTWEMGVNAATAAAVEEHSASQRRRCRRRHRGGFRSLMSRKCTEERRAACSSAAIPAHSLFMSLGL comes from the exons ATGTGTGATCCGGAGCAGAAGGACCTGTATGCTGTGCTGGGCGGCAGCCCGTCGGACTCCCTGCAGCAGCTCAGACACAGATACCAGCAGCTGGCTCTGAAG TACCATCCAGACCGTCTTGGAGGTGAAAACTCTGCAGAGTCGagtgtgaaaacatttcttgaagTTGATGCAGCCTGGAAGATTCTTGGTGACCAAACCACAAGAAGAGAATATGACCTGCAGAGGCGAG CACAGGAACTGAAACAGGACTGGACAGTAGATTCTACCGTCGACCTGGAGGACATGACATGGGAG ATGGGTGTGAATGCAGCTACAGCTGCCGCTGTGGAGGAACATTCAGCGTCTCAAAGGAGGAGGTGCAGGAGGAGACACAGAGGAGGCTTCAGGAGCTTAATGAGCAGGAAATGCACCGAGGAGCGCAGAGCGGCGTGCTCGTCTGCTGCGATACCTGCTCACTCACTATTTATGTCACTTGGTCTCTAA